In Helianthus annuus cultivar XRQ/B chromosome 3, HanXRQr2.0-SUNRISE, whole genome shotgun sequence, a single window of DNA contains:
- the LOC118490509 gene encoding uncharacterized protein LOC118490509 encodes MDPHNVSSGENEENAKRAKAGKEKVSTRKRKLKGFCWSHMTEFYDEDGRRKGRCNYCSAELCADSGPNGTSSLNKHVRNCKENPENQAKDQPNLVVKKTEDGQGTLKTWKFDPLRLESY; translated from the coding sequence ATGGATCCGCATAATGTTTCGAGTGGCGAGAACGAAGAAAACGCTAAAAGAGCAAAAGCTGGGAAGGAAAAAGTGAGtacaagaaaaaggaagcttAAAGGGTTTTGTTGGAGCCATATGACAGAATTCTATGATGAGGATGGTAGAAGAAAAGGTAGATGCAACTACTGTTCCGCGGAGTTGTGTGCGGATTCTGGACCGAACGGAACCTCATCCTTAAATAAGCATGTTAGAAACTGTAAAGAAAATCCGGAAAATCAGGCAAAAGATCAACCTAACTTGGTGGTTAAAAAAACTGAAGATGGCCAAGGTACGTTAAAAACTTGGAAGTTCGATCCACTAAGGTTAGAAAGTTACTGA